The window attttttcccacctctagttggtgttgatttcaaatctcccaaatgagtggattagttctaggggagttgtactacgttcaacctttttgttaaagggttttctagcatatttagattcaacacaaatttcacatttatgacctctgtcaaagtttattttaggaatgcagcctaatttagcaagtctttcaatagatttgaaattaacatgtcctagtctatcatgccaaacatgtgaggagtcacaaacataagcagaagaagatgcattatcattcaagttcaaagaaagtacactaagcttaatcatgttatcagtgacatatccttttcctacgaagtcaccacctttagagattacaactttgttagactcagctacaaatttaaaacctttccaagtaagatggtttctgagataagattcttgcatatgtccgggacgtgatacacgtcattcaatgcgagagtttttcctgaagtgagcttcaattcaaccttgccttttcctaccactttagaggtagaagagtttcccataaacaatttctcatcgtctcctactttgttataggaggagaaagcatttctgaacttacagacatgcctagtggctccagaatcaagccaccagtctctcacattggtcacattagagacaaggttgacttcagacaccatgccagtaaaatatccagaatcatctactacgtttgccttatttttctgtttaggatcatttttggtctttttaggtgccctacagtcttggccatatgaccagttttcccacagttatagcagtcgcctttgatggtgtttttggagacaccaccctttggcttaagatggttacctttggagttacgttgtttgttacgtttaccatttttgctggattctccgtgccttttctttgacgcagcattatcgtccaggacatgagctttgtttgacatgtctttgctcagcatcaggctcttgtccttgcagcacagaagttcctccacctggatctttttccccagctccaccatggtgatttcacgattcttgtgtcgcagcctcctcttgtactcgttccatgagggtggtagcttttcaatcactgcagatacttgtagagattcatcaatatgcatgccttcagcaagaatttcgttgatgagtagctggagttcgacaaattgttctacaacaggcttttcatcagtcatcttatattccaggaacctagccaccaagaacttcttgcttccagcagcctcagcaagatatttttcttctagggcttcccataaatcaaaagcagtaaaattctcttttgcattataaaagtcgtacaaggagtcatccagacaattaagaatatggttttttcacatgtaatttttcctagtccacctatccagtctatcttcataaccacggtcatgaagccttcttgagggtctttctaaggcaacttcatctagcctttggtcttttaagaagaataacattttggactgccatcgtttaaagtctttgccactaaactttgggggtttgtctacagtactctttcccatgttgttacaaaatatagtaaagaggatattgcctttagattgttgggtaaaatactaataatgtaactgagaagaagatacttagatCAAAACAAtgctgctgatgttgctgcacagaaattgtagaggcacgtaaactacgctgtcctaaacgcaatatcgcctgccactcctctgagatgctacagcagttggcgagtcacctccaggatacaactacagttagtacccctcaatgtagcatacaatgagggtacccttagagcttggcagaacttaaaacagtagaagagatgtttacagaaaaacagagggagagtagaagagatgtttctctatGGTATGTTTTCTGaacttacaactactctcttatatagtgtttgtgtagttacaaacaagaaagaaaacccatgtgtatgacagtcaaagaaaacccatgcgtatgacagaaatactggtaatgttgggttaaagatagtgcatggatcagtgtgttgctgccaagccaaatacgtacagacaagggagccaggaaaaaacacgtacagacaaagaagccaagacaagcacgttcagacaaagaagtcaggacaaaacacgtgcagacaaagaagagattcttctacttgtgtggaaaacacgtacccaAAAAaaataggatctaatgaacccacacccgagccgacggcgtgcgtgcttctgtgcgaagcaccgcgcatacgggaaaggcaaccttgccctagtctaagccttccctccaagcacaaaagtctaatgacccaagggctatgcccttatagccaattctatggtatttatgtctaaaactctttagattttagtcaatgtgggactattgttttatctattcaaaagaaaaaacaaatgatgggcaataggtctagggatcaaaacatagtccatggaaaaattggtaattttaaagcgttttttctaacatgtTCTGCATAAcggtttttcctcttcttcttcttctccttttagCATTCCGtctcctttctttttctttcctatAACAATGTCGACGTCCAACTCCAACTTGTATTCCTGTACTTGTCGTTCGACTCGTTCTCATGCACGTCTTCAACTCAAAGCCAACCTCTCAACTGTCCAAAAAGGAAATTCTTCTATATCTGAATATGTTTCTAAAATCAAGGAAATTGCTGACGCTCTTGCTTCTGTCCATGAACCTGTTTCTGATCTTGAACTTGTCTCTGCTACTCTTGGTGGTTTAGGTGACGATTGGATCAACATATACCCTGCAATCCGCCATCGCTCTACTGTTCCAACTTTTTCCGAGTTGCATGCTTTACTTCTCCAAAGTAAGTCATCTAATATCCAGAATCCTAACATCTTAGGGGACTTAATTTGACATAATTTCTGTTTAAAACTGATTAGTAAGTCCCTTGGCATTCTCATGTCAGTGGAGTCCTTTAGCCTAACAAATTTGACATATGTGTTTTTGTGGACAAGTTTCAGGAATTTCTAGATGCTGGGAGAATGAAAATGAGGCAAAGATCCTCCGTGTCCAAATTGTATGTTTAGCTtgcatctttattttcatatgcgcaccattttttttttgcttcactCTAGCTTCTCAACCCCTTTATGTTTCTATGTATGAATACTTTTTAGTACGTTGGTATGTGTAAATACTCACCTTTTGGTTTTTTAATGTCCTGGTGCGTGGTCGGACCTTGTGACACAACTCTTTACACACttattgtagtttttttttttcgctATAGGTCAAACCTGAGATTATCAGCTGGGCGCCGCGAATCATTGTCCTGCATGATTTCTTAAGTTCGGAGGTATAAATGTCTCAATTGCATGGTCATGTCAAGGCTAAACTGTTTAAATGTTTTTTTGGTCTCTGCCATAGGTAAAAGCTATTGTGTGCAAGAAACTGTAATGAGCTAAAAGAATGAGATTGTGATATGATATTGCAGGAATGTGATCACCTTATAGAAATTGCCAGGCCTCGCCTCCAGCCTATGAAGGTACAGGACGCAGAAACAGGCAAGGCATGTATATATTACAATGGATCTCGCTTCTTTCTTAAATCAAACAATGTATTTATTTTTGTGCTTGAATGTTCATTCATGTTTTAATATCTCATACATTTCTTGAATGCTTTTTCAGGTAATTAAGAGTGACAATAGGACAAGTTTCGGTAAATTTTTAAGCAAGCAAGAGAGTAAGAATCCTATTGTACAGGTTTGTTCCTTACCAAGCTCACATTTATTCCATTTCTTTGCAAAATCCTTCAAAAAAATATTCTAGACTCTAGAGTCGGTTATGAAATCCTCCAAAATCCATAAACCCATGAAATTTGTTCGTTTACCCACTTTTTAGTTTagcaaatatatttttattaattacgcCATATCGGAAACAGGCAATTGAAAAACGAATTTCAGTTTTCTCTCAAGTACCAGTAGAAAATGGAGAGCCTATGCAAGTTTTAAGGTATTGCTTTGTAAAGAAATGCTTATATTACTGTAATCTCTTATTCAAGTTTTAAGGTATTGCTTCTGACATCTTTTGTAAAGAAATGCTCAATTGTTGTAATCTCGCTCTTAGAGTGATCGGTTCCGCCATTAAGTGCCTAACATCTGCAGTGCAGGTATGAAAAGAATCAATTCTTCAAGCTGCATCACGACTACTTTTCTGACACTGTGAGATGTTTTTCGACACTTGCTTTGTTTTAGGTCATCTTTTTcctgattttgttgtttcataAAATGAAATTCTTTTTCGAGTGCAGTCCAACTTGAAGCAAGGAGGTCAGCGAATAGCAACAATGCTCATGTATTTGAGCGACAATGTGGAAGGAGGAGAAACTTACTTTCCGATGGTGAGTTCATAGCAAAGATTTCATACAGTTCTAGTATATTTAGCATGCATGTACATGATTCTGTCAGTGTGTTAACCGCAAAAAAAATTCAGGCTGGAGCAGGAAAATGTAGTTGTGCTGGGAAAATGAAAAGGGGGTTGTCTGTGAAACCGATTAAAGGAGATGCAATTCTTTTCTGGACCATGGTTTGTTTCTACTATGTACTCTGGAACTGACTAGTCATTTTGGTTTGTTAGTGAACTGGATTGAAACCGTTGCACAAGGTGATAACatctgttgatttcttctttgcaGGGACTTGATGGCAAGGAAGATCCAAGAAGTATACATGCAGGATGTGAAGTCTTATCAGGAGAGAAATGGTCTGCTACGAAATGGATGAGGCGAAATAAACACAACTAATTTCTCTTAAACTGCAGCTAGCCCATTTAAAAACATCTTGGGAACAACTTTTGTATACACACTTTTTTAGTAATAAACTTGATCAAAAAATGTTTTGTCTGTAAGATCAGAAAATGTTTTGCCTGTAAAATTGATATATCCTTAATTAAGAAGAAGTTCGAGATAAAATATTAAGGAAGAAGTTTGAGATTGATTATCTTTAGTCATTCGGATAGGCAGAAGACAAAGTTAAAAACTATAAACATGAAGCAGGAAGCTATTCATAGAGTTAGAGCAGCAAATACTGAAAGGAGTAGTTTCTATCCTGAAGGCCCAAACTGAATTAGTTGGATGAATTTGGCCCATTATGAAGTAGTAACTAACTCCAAAACCCACTGCCTAGTTCAAGTGCTACTTACTTGAAGACTTGAAGTAGAGTTGGATAGTTGGCATAGCGGCACAAAGTGTTcaggattttttctttttattttttttttaatttttatttttttataaaaagacACCATTCTAGGCTTTTAttaacagaaacaaaaaaaagttatttACACATGAATGGGCGGGAGTCGAGCAACAATTTGTGCACCAACGCCCTTTTGGATAGCCAAACCTACCCTATGGAAAAGAAAACTCCCTACTTTGTTGTTAACATCATAGTGGGTTAGACAATTCTTCAATCTCCGCAACAAAATAACGAGGTCATCTCCAAGCTCATCCAAAGTCGAGAAAGCCAAGACGCAAAACTGATATCCCTGCGACGTGCACTTGTTCTAAATACTTGTTACGCTTGCGAACAACTGCCGCAGATATAGCATGACCAGGTGTGAAGTTACGAATCCCTCCGCCTGAAAATGGTGAAATTCCGGTGACATCGAAGCAAGTATCTTATCCGTTGATCCAATTATATATGAGGATGTTGGCAGGCCTGAGGGCGTTATCATTTTCAGATAAAAATCCCAAAAGGACTTCTTTCCCAGCTGCTACGCCAGACCTATAGCAAATGTCCATAATGACATCCCTTACCACATTGTGCCTGAATTTAATACCAACTTCGCTTGCACAATGGAGTACGTGATTTCCAAAGACGTCCATAGCACGGCCAAAACATGAACAACTGCTATCTTCATGAAATAATGGAATGCCTAACCGGTACTGAGCAACATCACGGAACTGCCGCGGCCCAAGTGATTGGTTAAGGCCAGGAATGGGAATAGCTTTCAAATAGTCCATAACATGGTCAAGTTTATTGCTCTGTCACAAAGCTGCATCACGCGCTGACAAGTTGAACTTAACTGGAATCTCCTTCTTAACAACATCGAAAATCTGTGCTGCCAAAACTTGCATAGGATGTGGGGCAGTAAAGTTGACGTTGAACGAAGAAAGACCAATAGCTTGTACGAACTGGTTGAGAGCATATTGATATGTGTGGCTCGGTGTTGACATGTCAATGGAACTCAAAATAGTATTCTGCAAGTGCTGAGTTTGAGTATGCGAAGCCAAATAACATAATTGGCTTATGTCAGCCATTGTATATACACCAAACCCTCCATCTTTAAGAGGCATAGTGACAAGTCTTTGTTGAAGTGGACCAAATCCAGCCCCATCACCTGTGATCAAATGCTGAAGATATTGCATCAAGTACTGATCATAATGGGTAGTTGCAGCCTACAGGACTTCAGGGCTTGTGGTTtcctgattttatttatttttttattttatttttgtagtttccTAATTTTTCgattcatgttttctttttccttttttttgtttagaaaaaaaaaatcctaaatggtGATCAATACTCTATTGCATAACCTCAATCTTAGAAACGGGCACtttcaagataaaaaaaatataaaaaatcatatatTATGGAAGAGTCActatcaacatttttttttttggttggccAGAGAGAAAATTCAATGAAACGATAGGTTTTTAAGAGAGGTACATCGACCCGATGAATACAAGCaggaacaaaaaaagaaaaaggaagcaaATGGGAAATGCGCAACCCAAGACCACAAGAAACAAGGTCAAAAAGGCCGGAACAAAGTGTCATATTTGCCTTAGACCTTACATCCTTGTGTTTAATTAGGCCCAAAAGAACGCTTTTGTTTTAATGATTCTAACGAGGCCTGccagaatttttgttttcttccaaaGGCTCTTGCATTTCCAACTCTCATATGCACCACCATATTGCAACCTAAATCTATTCCACATTGACAAATGGGGGGAATAACTCGGTCAAACTTACAAGTACTGGTatgctgataagtgcataatttactaCACTAATATTATTAATTCCATTATCAATTCCATATTGGTATTTTCCATACTTCTTGCATATTACCTTGTATTgctcttgttttcttttgtttgtgttatttcgattgaatcatccaaaaaagagCAAAAAAGAGTGTTGAAATGGACATAGGAGTGAACGTGGACAAAGGACCAAGTGGAATTTAAAATTCAGGAGTATTCGTCTCTATGTTGTAGAGAATGAAGAGACAAAAATGATTGGGTTATTCCGAGTGCATATGAGAAAGCTATGGGTAAAGCGGTTTTTAAAGGATTCAGGGATCCATCCCAGGATCGATCTCAATTCTGGACTGATCCCACTTGGAAAAATTTGCGAAAATACATTTTCAAGGGGATGAGGGGTACTTGGTTTTCAAATGCGCACAAGACCTAGGATTCTTAAGGGTATTTAAGGGGACTTTTAAGACTTATAAAAACACGttttgaagaaaagaaaagaaaacaaagagcAAAAGCTGAGGTTTTGGATTTCTTTCATCGTCATatctatttttatttgattatctCATATTTATATCATAGGTTTTACTAGatccatgagtatctaaactCCTATTCAATTGAGGAAGATATCTAAGTTCGAAACATATTGATTTAAGTGAATCATGTATAAATTAATAAACCACGCTTCCAGATTAGGACAAACAAGATCAAAAGGTGACTTAGTGGTTCCCCACTTATGGGATGATCGATTATATCGCTGCTTTTATCATCTCGGTTCCGAATTAGGATTGGCTGACGACTAAGATCGAAGAGAATGTTGATGAACTATAATGAAAGAACAAGCTGGGAAACTAGAAAAACATGAGATGGTCGCTGAAAAGCTTCTAGATACTAGCTTCAAGGGTTCGAGCACTGAAGAAACATCAGTGAAAAACCAAAGTGCATCCAAAGATTAAGAAGATTTTTTCCTTTTAATCTTTTTTCTAGGGATATACTAATCAATGGTAGATTAATATCAATATTTGTATAAGGTGTATTTGCAACTacaaataaaaaattaatgaaaatttTATCTATAAAATCTTGTGTCATTATTTTGATAGTTATGTGAAAAGAcgaggtacccaaatacaccataatatttttatttgaacCTATAAgtttgataccaagtgtgatcgtctatggacaaagtagaaacaacacaacaatttgatattcacttgataatagttacagtccgaaaccgatttactataggatcaatatcaagtgattaggattaacgtacaagtgtattaactttttctttttctggatatgaaaaaaaaagtgtatttacgttattataatataaaacaattataatgcggaagtaaagtaaataacacaacacaagattttgttaacgaggaaaccgcaaatgcagaaaaacaccgggacctagtccagttttgaatactctcataattaagccgttatacaatatctaataccaacttcgtatagttgagaccaagcagactacccctagctacttagttccctcagtatccatgcgccttagACTTCTAGAGTCATGtatgtgaatagcaagtcctttggatcgtattccaaacaacaaaggaagcaTATGTTTAGTAACCACTCTAACCAATCTTGCTACAATAtatatgagtcgttgacaaaggatcttccgattaatctaataaactcctttgtctggttaaatcaatctaactttaactaccgaaatagccaagtatagattcgcactcaatcaatatagatatcaataagaaatatagagaatgtctatctcacgcaactaatcatcAATcatatctatcaaagataaattgattctagttggatcccagccgatcaaggtttgtgcattgtatccacaagatacgaaaactaataagaattcttcttcttcttcaaatcttctattatcTTCAGATATcggcacaacaacacttgaatcccttgttatcaatcacgcacaaaacggagtctattaaaaagagattatcacaagatgtcttcagatctaacaacagttctaaagatctcgtcgatactttgatctagtctgagtgaatcttatatcagaagagaaggttctcaagaataaacaaactaggtgcaatcaaaatttcaacaaacgttagtcaatcaaatcaaaccaaaaactaataacactgcaattatctagtttcccaccaacgacacTTGTAGAGCTTTTTaaccacagaagtctttaaacgagcggtcgtaagagatttcacctaattagaatactttcctctccgaatagacgactccaccataaacaacaagaaatgaagtttgcgtGGATCTTatgatagttttctagaaatgcaaacttaagtatttatagaccaagaatgtttggacaccaaggaatctcCAAaagcgaaaatattctcaagatatgcaatgaatgctcaaatcaggttttcctaattccaataaatacttgtccaatatttctgaaatctctcaatagaaagtctccaattagtaaatgcacattattaatttttatttcatagagctatgcattaattgatggtaattaaagcatttaaagccaaaaaccttaactaaaagattcttcaTTGATTTAGGCACGATATCCTCTTGAGTacgaaggaatatctttgaaaaataaatgataagagttactgctcgtctTCAAAgcatgttgacatattttcactgcaaatccttatttcatatttacatggatttgcttcttggaatcggttctaccatacttccaaacaagtttagaattggtttgtcagtattccaagactactatgtgattagtcataccaaatcacaatggttagttgtgatcgttcCTTCCAAGTCACACATTGGATGCTGAAGATTATTTATTAAACTCTGACAAATCAAGAACATCATATGTAAAacttttcaattttatcaataaaatttctAAATAAATAAGCAACAGTTTCT is drawn from Papaver somniferum cultivar HN1 unplaced genomic scaffold, ASM357369v1 unplaced-scaffold_16, whole genome shotgun sequence and contains these coding sequences:
- the LOC113337390 gene encoding prolyl 4-hydroxylase 1-like, which gives rise to MSTSNSNLYSCTCRSTRSHARLQLKANLSTVQKGNSSISEYVSKIKEIADALASVHEPVSDLELVSATLGGLGDDWINIYPAIRHRSTVPTFSELHALLLQRISRCWENENEAKILRVQIVKPEIISWAPRIIVLHDFLSSEECDHLIEIARPRLQPMKVQDAETGKVIKSDNRTSFGKFLSKQESKNPIVQAIEKRISVFSQVPVENGEPMQVLRYEKNQFFKLHHDYFSDTSNLKQGGQRIATMLMYLSDNVEGGETYFPMAGAGKCSCAGKMKRGLSVKPIKGDAILFWTMGLDGKEDPRSIHAGCEVLSGEKWSATKWMRRNKHN